A genomic segment from Legionella micdadei encodes:
- a CDS encoding DNA recombination protein RmuC, translated as MINLPHISLLEGLAIIIGLQTLLIFFITSRLKRQQILVESQFEKTQQSLNTQLPQLNLELQQAFQASQHHVHERITQGHLANQRLISEIIQGQMADVREQMSHSFKQHASSLTSHLQSLTEEIRNHLHNLTQQVNHKLTEGFEKTSSTFTDVVRRLTIIDEAQKKITELSTHVVSLQDVLVDKRARGAFGEVQLSTLIANMIPSSHYRMQYTLSNQKRADCILFLPDPTGHVVIDAKFPLETYQKLMNIDASLTERKTLQQQFRQDLQKHIKDIAEKYIIPNETADGAVMFIPAEAIFAEIHANYPDIIALSQRLKVWLVSPSTLMAVLTTARAVLKDDATRKQVHIIQKHLHALADDFQRFEKRMDKLSKHIDLAHQDVSEVNTSAKKITQRFHKIESVELEMSDLAVPEIE; from the coding sequence ATGATCAATTTACCTCACATTTCTCTCCTTGAGGGCCTTGCTATAATCATTGGCCTCCAGACCTTGCTTATATTTTTTATTACCAGCCGCTTAAAGCGCCAGCAGATTTTGGTTGAATCACAGTTCGAAAAAACACAGCAATCATTGAATACACAGCTTCCACAATTGAATCTCGAGTTGCAACAGGCCTTCCAAGCTAGTCAACACCATGTTCATGAGAGAATTACTCAAGGCCACCTAGCAAATCAGCGCTTAATCAGTGAGATTATCCAAGGGCAAATGGCAGATGTTCGCGAACAGATGAGTCATAGCTTTAAACAGCATGCAAGCTCTCTGACATCACATCTGCAATCATTAACTGAAGAAATTCGAAATCATTTACACAATCTCACCCAACAAGTGAATCATAAGTTAACCGAAGGGTTTGAAAAAACATCATCTACTTTCACCGATGTGGTTAGAAGGCTTACCATCATTGATGAGGCACAGAAAAAAATTACCGAACTTTCAACGCATGTGGTAAGTTTACAAGATGTTCTTGTTGATAAAAGGGCACGTGGCGCTTTCGGCGAAGTGCAATTATCGACACTTATCGCCAATATGATTCCCAGTTCCCATTATCGGATGCAATATACGCTCAGTAATCAAAAAAGGGCTGATTGTATTCTTTTTTTGCCAGACCCTACTGGCCATGTTGTGATCGATGCCAAATTTCCCCTTGAAACCTATCAGAAACTCATGAACATTGATGCCAGTCTCACAGAACGTAAAACATTACAACAGCAGTTCCGCCAAGACTTACAAAAACATATCAAAGATATTGCGGAAAAATACATTATTCCTAACGAAACCGCAGATGGGGCAGTCATGTTCATTCCTGCAGAGGCTATTTTTGCTGAAATACATGCCAATTACCCAGACATAATTGCACTATCCCAACGGCTTAAAGTTTGGCTTGTTTCGCCCAGCACCTTGATGGCTGTTTTAACTACAGCAAGAGCGGTATTAAAAGACGATGCAACTCGTAAACAAGTGCATATTATTCAAAAACACTTACATGCCCTTGCCGATGATTTTCAACGCTTTGAAAAGCGCATGGATAAGCTGTCAAAACACATCGACCTCGCTCATCAAGATGTCAGTGAGGTAAATACATCGGCGAAAAAGATAACCCAACGGTTTCATAAAATTGAGTCGGTTGAGCTGGAGATGTCAGATCTTGCTGTTCCAGAAATTGAATGA
- the potA gene encoding spermidine/putrescine ABC transporter ATP-binding protein PotA has protein sequence MTSPLIEIRQVNKSYGTALILNNVSLSVHNGEFLTLLGPSGCGKTTLLRLISGFEQPTSGEIYINGQCVNSLPPQKRDVHTVFQSYALFPHLSVYENVAFALRCKGVEEKIIDERVQETLRLVQLESFAQRDIKKLSGGQQQRVAIARAVINRPQVLLLDEPLSSLDYRLRKDMQYELKQLQKALNMTFIFVTHDQEEALSMSDRIVIFNHGHIEQIGTPREVYETPSNLYVAKFIGETNIFDILVNEISGQNLITEIESVKFHCKNTGNFQPGDTVHLIVRPEDIRVWNLSETDDTSEMLPGKIVDIVYKGSTVDLKVELPSGKIINASEFFDEDDDKLEYTLHESVWVQWLPGWEVLLPYEQ, from the coding sequence ATGACTAGTCCACTCATTGAAATTAGGCAAGTTAATAAATCCTACGGCACCGCTTTGATTCTCAACAATGTTTCTTTGTCTGTGCATAACGGTGAGTTTTTGACTCTTTTAGGTCCTTCTGGTTGTGGAAAAACGACCTTATTGCGGTTAATCTCAGGATTTGAACAACCTACATCTGGAGAAATCTACATCAATGGGCAATGTGTCAATTCCCTACCTCCACAAAAACGGGATGTGCATACCGTATTTCAAAGCTATGCCCTTTTTCCACATTTATCCGTTTATGAAAATGTTGCTTTCGCTTTACGATGTAAGGGCGTCGAAGAGAAAATCATTGATGAGCGGGTGCAAGAAACTCTGCGTTTAGTGCAGCTCGAATCATTCGCGCAACGTGATATTAAAAAATTAAGTGGTGGACAACAACAACGTGTTGCTATCGCTCGCGCGGTGATTAATCGTCCACAAGTTTTGCTTTTAGACGAACCATTAAGTTCGCTTGATTACCGCTTACGTAAAGACATGCAGTACGAACTTAAGCAATTGCAAAAAGCCTTGAATATGACATTTATTTTTGTTACTCATGATCAGGAAGAAGCGTTATCCATGTCCGATCGGATCGTGATTTTTAACCATGGCCATATAGAACAAATCGGAACACCTCGAGAAGTTTACGAAACACCAAGTAACCTCTATGTAGCAAAATTCATTGGTGAAACCAATATTTTTGATATCTTGGTTAATGAAATATCTGGACAAAATTTAATCACCGAAATCGAATCAGTAAAATTTCATTGCAAAAATACAGGTAATTTCCAACCTGGTGATACCGTGCATTTAATTGTTCGTCCTGAGGATATTCGTGTATGGAATTTATCTGAAACCGATGATACCAGTGAAATGTTGCCCGGCAAAATTGTTGATATTGTCTATAAAGGTTCAACGGTTGATTTAAAAGTGGAATTGCCTTCTGGAAAAATTATAAATGCCTCCGAATTTTTTGATGAAGACGATGATAAGCTAGAATATACGCTTCATGAATCAGTGTGGGTACAATGGCTACCTGGTTGGGAAGTACTGTTACCTTATGAACAATAA
- a CDS encoding ABC transporter permease: MKVRSLSVYLTYIWLVIFSFIPLCLVLISSFLSRNSAHLVDLPFTLGNYSALLTPIFIKIFLRSLFMALFATACCLLLAYPFSFLLIKSKYKSIMLLLIIIPFWTSSLIRTYSLIALLKSKGIINAVLLKLHLIDAPISLLYSNFAVITGLIYNLFPFMVLPIFTNMERFDFRLIEAAKDLGAGKLNIFFRVFLPNTANGIIAGCLMVLLPAMTLFYIPNVLGGARSILLGNLIQDQFLVLENWPQGSATSVLLTVLLLVVLFFCRRQSKEVLQ; the protein is encoded by the coding sequence ATGAAAGTTAGATCACTGTCAGTTTATCTTACCTATATCTGGCTAGTCATTTTTAGCTTTATACCGCTTTGCCTGGTATTGATATCAAGCTTCCTATCCAGAAACAGCGCTCATTTGGTTGATTTACCTTTTACGCTAGGTAATTACTCAGCTTTGCTTACTCCCATATTTATTAAAATTTTTCTACGCTCTCTATTTATGGCTTTATTTGCCACGGCTTGTTGCCTTTTGCTTGCTTATCCTTTTAGCTTTTTACTAATTAAATCAAAGTATAAATCCATCATGTTGCTACTTATTATTATTCCTTTTTGGACAAGCTCATTGATACGCACTTATTCTTTGATAGCTTTACTTAAATCAAAAGGCATCATCAATGCTGTCCTTTTAAAATTACATTTAATTGATGCACCCATTTCCCTACTTTATTCCAACTTTGCAGTCATTACCGGCTTGATTTATAACCTCTTCCCCTTCATGGTTTTGCCTATATTTACCAACATGGAGCGATTTGATTTCAGACTCATTGAAGCTGCAAAAGATTTAGGAGCTGGAAAACTGAATATCTTTTTCCGCGTATTCCTACCTAACACCGCCAATGGCATTATAGCTGGTTGTTTAATGGTGTTGCTGCCCGCAATGACTTTATTTTATATTCCAAATGTCTTAGGTGGAGCCCGCTCCATTTTACTCGGAAACTTAATTCAAGATCAGTTTCTAGTATTAGAAAATTGGCCGCAAGGTTCTGCAACTTCAGTGTTACTTACTGTACTTTTATTAGTGGTATTATTTTTCTGTCGTCGTCAAAGCAAGGAGGTCTTGCAATGA
- a CDS encoding ABC transporter permease subunit, which yields MKALAQKTFINLVYFFLYFPILVLVIYSINDAKFSLQWHGFSMQWYAELFHDRGLWSAFFHSVILGFSASIVATTFGLLTCVHFFLFRNQSQRWLNGILLLLIIIPDLVLGVALLIFFNVTSIPLGFFSLLIAHITFCIPFVILTINSRIHTLDPNIYFSALDLGASRFTALIKILLPLLWPAVLSAFLLCFTLSFDDVIISYFVAGPDFNILPLTIYSLVRTGVTPELNALCTITLALSMVLVIFSHRLSSKSP from the coding sequence ATGAAAGCTTTGGCGCAAAAAACATTCATAAATTTGGTTTATTTCTTTCTTTATTTTCCAATTTTGGTGCTCGTTATTTATTCGATAAATGATGCAAAGTTTTCCTTGCAATGGCATGGTTTTTCAATGCAATGGTATGCTGAGTTATTTCATGACCGCGGCCTATGGTCGGCTTTTTTTCACTCAGTCATTTTAGGATTTAGCGCCTCAATCGTTGCAACAACGTTTGGATTACTTACTTGTGTCCATTTTTTTCTTTTTCGTAACCAATCTCAACGCTGGTTAAACGGAATTTTGTTGTTACTGATAATTATTCCGGATTTAGTCCTCGGCGTTGCTCTCTTAATTTTTTTTAATGTCACCTCCATTCCCTTGGGTTTTTTCAGTTTATTGATTGCCCATATTACTTTTTGCATACCTTTTGTCATTCTAACCATTAATAGCCGGATCCACACACTCGATCCAAACATTTATTTCAGTGCATTGGACTTGGGGGCTAGCCGGTTTACTGCTTTAATTAAAATCTTGTTACCTTTACTATGGCCAGCCGTATTGAGTGCATTTTTACTTTGTTTTACCCTTTCTTTTGATGATGTCATCATTAGTTACTTTGTAGCAGGCCCTGATTTCAACATCTTACCATTGACAATTTATTCTTTGGTCAGGACAGGCGTAACTCCGGAACTAAATGCGCTCTGTACTATCACCCTTGCTTTATCGATGGTATTGGTGATTTTTTCCCATCGCTTATCGAGTAAATCACCATGA
- a CDS encoding ABC transporter substrate-binding protein — MTRFILVLFFALVSTTLFANRVVNVYIWGGEIPKKLLQDFENETGITVHLSTYDSNETMYAKLKASGKSIYDVILPSAYFVERMRNQGMLTPLDHKLLPNLANIDSRFSNNDYDPGNQYSAPLIWGATGIFYNKSQVKDAPKTWQDLWQTRWRNQLMLLDDSREAFSIALMSLGYNPNDKDPEHIEQAYARLLELVPNIKLFASDSIQAIMIDEDAIAGVAWNGDAFKAQAENPKINFSYPDEGFVIWVDCLAIPTDPPHPKEAYEFINFMFKPESSVKIALLEGAAITNAKGRALLPKAINDNPIVYPSEETLKHAYLQRDLGEETLELYNKYWQQFKLAF; from the coding sequence ATGACACGTTTTATCTTAGTTCTTTTTTTTGCTTTAGTATCGACCACGCTTTTTGCTAATCGAGTTGTCAATGTTTACATTTGGGGCGGGGAAATCCCTAAAAAACTTTTGCAAGACTTCGAGAACGAAACAGGCATCACAGTCCATTTATCCACTTATGATAGTAACGAAACGATGTATGCCAAACTAAAAGCAAGCGGCAAAAGTATTTATGATGTTATTCTACCCTCCGCTTATTTTGTTGAGCGCATGCGCAATCAAGGTATGCTGACACCTCTTGATCATAAACTGTTGCCGAACCTAGCCAATATCGATAGCCGTTTCAGCAATAACGACTATGATCCTGGAAATCAGTACAGTGCTCCTTTAATTTGGGGAGCCACAGGGATCTTTTATAACAAAAGCCAGGTAAAAGATGCTCCAAAAACCTGGCAAGATTTATGGCAGACACGCTGGCGTAATCAGCTTATGCTATTAGACGACTCACGCGAAGCATTTTCAATTGCCTTAATGAGTTTAGGCTATAACCCAAACGATAAAGATCCCGAACACATCGAGCAAGCCTATGCTCGCCTCTTGGAGTTAGTGCCTAACATTAAATTGTTTGCAAGCGACAGTATCCAAGCAATTATGATTGATGAAGATGCTATCGCCGGGGTTGCCTGGAATGGTGATGCTTTCAAAGCCCAAGCCGAAAACCCAAAAATTAACTTTAGTTATCCGGATGAGGGGTTTGTTATTTGGGTTGATTGCCTCGCTATTCCTACTGATCCGCCCCATCCTAAAGAAGCCTATGAATTCATTAATTTTATGTTTAAACCGGAATCAAGCGTAAAAATTGCCCTATTAGAGGGCGCAGCTATAACTAACGCCAAAGGACGAGCCCTTTTACCTAAAGCCATTAATGACAATCCAATTGTGTATCCTTCAGAAGAAACATTAAAACACGCTTATCTCCAACGCGATCTTGGTGAGGAAACACTAGAACTATACAACAAATACTGGCAGCAATTTAAATTGGCTTTTTAG
- a CDS encoding oligosaccharide flippase family protein: MDFYLNLFIIIADQFMLFIINMLVARHVGEELFGDFTVATNALLLLATVLTFGIDSIIAYYIPKFYIRRRYKEIARLTRSVSVFLKPIYITLLIGGLFLCFAIIAIAYLIQDVDLFEISHPFFLFLWGAVVISLFAIFYEFFRATNHMRTAIILNLLQTIFYFILTLFIYFYLYPVVFGKNRHYFPHVMLTGFIVSYVLIVLLSIAIERKAILQRFYQKRTPRLIRIEWKEKMYGYTIQNLNKYVFATIPLLVIEWLGPEEGSVGLFSAVVSIISLAYIAISPIGVLIAPDISSAFAQNREILKKTMCKYLLMAFGISLIIAAIIAVCSPYILNFYKSNFIKALPYTYYCLINIITYAISMPLSKMIQYSKEGSKIGAKLTVLLILIQVIASLILIPWLNLLGAVICFIGISLIYNAVMVIMAIRIYERDPFGHEAI; this comes from the coding sequence ATGGATTTTTATTTGAATTTATTTATCATCATCGCAGATCAGTTCATGTTGTTTATTATCAACATGTTAGTAGCACGCCATGTGGGCGAGGAGTTATTTGGTGATTTTACTGTGGCCACTAACGCCTTATTACTTTTGGCCACTGTCCTGACCTTTGGCATCGATTCAATTATCGCCTACTACATTCCTAAATTTTATATTCGCAGACGATATAAAGAAATCGCTCGGCTGACCCGCTCGGTCAGTGTTTTTCTTAAGCCGATTTATATTACTTTACTTATTGGAGGCCTATTTTTATGTTTTGCCATTATTGCAATAGCTTACCTGATTCAAGATGTTGACCTTTTTGAAATTAGCCATCCCTTTTTTTTATTTCTTTGGGGAGCTGTAGTTATTTCTTTATTTGCCATATTTTATGAGTTTTTCCGCGCAACAAATCATATGCGTACGGCAATCATCCTGAATTTATTGCAGACAATTTTCTATTTTATCCTCACCTTATTCATTTATTTTTATCTTTATCCAGTTGTGTTTGGCAAAAATAGGCATTACTTTCCCCATGTAATGCTTACCGGGTTTATTGTCAGTTATGTTCTTATTGTCCTGTTATCCATTGCTATTGAACGAAAAGCGATTTTGCAGCGGTTCTATCAGAAGCGCACTCCTCGTTTAATCCGAATTGAATGGAAAGAAAAAATGTATGGCTACACCATACAAAACCTGAATAAATACGTTTTTGCTACCATCCCGTTACTGGTAATTGAGTGGTTGGGACCAGAGGAAGGATCGGTTGGATTATTTTCAGCGGTTGTTTCAATCATTTCTCTCGCATATATTGCAATTAGCCCGATTGGGGTCTTGATTGCCCCTGATATCTCTTCTGCGTTCGCTCAAAATCGAGAAATTTTAAAAAAAACGATGTGTAAGTATTTGTTAATGGCTTTTGGGATTTCGCTTATTATTGCGGCGATAATCGCAGTTTGTTCGCCTTATATTTTAAATTTTTATAAGTCGAATTTCATCAAAGCGTTACCTTATACGTATTATTGTCTGATCAACATTATTACTTATGCCATTTCTATGCCGTTATCCAAAATGATCCAATATTCGAAAGAAGGGAGTAAAATTGGGGCAAAATTAACTGTTTTATTAATATTGATTCAAGTAATAGCTAGCCTAATTTTGATTCCTTGGCTAAATTTGCTTGGGGCGGTCATTTGTTTTATAGGAATTAGCCTTATCTATAATGCTGTGATGGTTATCATGGCAATACGCATTTATGAGCGAGATCCATTTGGGCATGAAGCAATTTGA
- a CDS encoding leucine-rich repeat domain-containing protein codes for MLLSEDGLTLLRVNDDDLTDEGSFHIPASITSIGPKAFWGCLNLKSIRIPNNVVSIGPSAFEDCTNLQQVNLVEGVTSIGIKAFLRCKSLGQIVIPASVTSIGSEAFRDCKGLKQINLPEGITSIGDSVFLRCKSLRQINIPTSVTSIGACAFWVCTKLEQINLPEGITTIGNGAFRCCTNLQQVYLPEGVRKVGCRAFWGCLSLRQISIPESVTSIGSDAFVFCNRTEIVFINSLDENRRAIIVASLPKELRNKVVAYTEEQVTKIWNQQLRRVLGRPEANPLYRFFNNYHGSPTQLSPSLPNEMLVLINEFQGGDNPYYRKAKVLMKGVPLPTRQKGKQAYERKIQAIADECIQESIGFNKKISRNNYSFLLDALALTASAGGLALGLIALITVLVIGSQTLSAALLVASVGCGLAAAGAFFYRSCVRQQETPLELIPREQCCP; via the coding sequence GTGTTATTAAGCGAAGATGGCCTTACTCTACTCAGAGTGAATGATGATGACCTCACTGACGAAGGCTCTTTTCATATTCCTGCCAGTATTACTTCGATTGGTCCTAAAGCGTTTTGGGGTTGTTTGAACCTTAAATCTATTCGAATTCCTAATAATGTCGTTTCGATTGGCCCCTCAGCTTTTGAAGATTGCACTAATCTTCAACAAGTTAACCTTGTTGAAGGCGTTACCTCCATTGGCATTAAAGCATTTTTGCGCTGTAAAAGCCTAGGGCAAATTGTTATTCCTGCAAGTGTTACTTCAATTGGAAGTGAGGCATTTAGGGATTGCAAAGGTTTGAAACAAATCAATCTTCCTGAAGGGATTACTTCAATAGGCGACAGCGTTTTTTTACGCTGCAAAAGTCTGCGCCAAATTAACATTCCTACAAGCGTTACTTCTATTGGAGCTTGTGCATTTTGGGTTTGCACAAAGCTGGAACAAATCAATCTTCCTGAAGGGATCACGACAATTGGTAATGGCGCATTTAGGTGCTGCACAAACCTGCAACAAGTCTATCTTCCTGAGGGGGTCAGAAAGGTAGGTTGTAGGGCATTTTGGGGCTGCCTGAGTCTACGGCAAATCAGCATTCCTGAAAGCGTTACTTCAATTGGCTCTGATGCGTTTGTTTTCTGTAACAGAACAGAAATTGTATTCATTAATAGCTTGGATGAGAATAGAAGAGCAATCATTGTTGCATCATTGCCGAAAGAACTGCGCAACAAAGTGGTAGCTTATACAGAAGAGCAAGTTACTAAAATATGGAATCAACAACTTAGGAGAGTTTTAGGAAGACCAGAAGCTAACCCACTATACCGCTTCTTTAATAATTACCACGGGAGTCCAACCCAACTATCGCCATCATTACCCAACGAAATGCTCGTTCTTATCAACGAGTTTCAAGGGGGCGATAATCCTTATTATCGTAAAGCGAAAGTTCTAATGAAGGGCGTTCCTTTACCCACACGACAAAAAGGCAAACAAGCCTACGAAAGGAAAATACAAGCCATCGCTGATGAATGTATTCAGGAATCAATTGGATTTAATAAAAAAATTAGCCGCAACAATTATTCATTTTTGTTGGATGCGCTTGCTCTCACTGCTTCTGCGGGTGGTTTAGCATTGGGGCTCATCGCTCTTATCACTGTGCTTGTGATTGGTTCCCAAACTCTTTCTGCTGCGTTACTCGTCGCTAGTGTCGGATGTGGATTGGCCGCTGCAGGAGCATTTTTTTATCGCTCTTGTGTACGCCAACAAGAAACGCCACTGGAACTTATTCCTAGAGAACAGTGCTGTCCTTAA
- a CDS encoding O-antigen ligase family protein: protein MDALIGLSTKFSAQKFAPLLLAVTLFVLPLSSSAKSICLSLSVIALLLVPTYRAEVLGLLAKDWCKAAIVLFCLALIACLWSPASLSEKMLILEKYSKFLYLPVLVAGFRDERTRNLGLHAFLLAMLLTSSIAVLRFRGFLPTFNINPDNIFRNHIMVGYMLDFAAFLSALLAYRQRSIKRVAYSLLFLLFSYHVLFINGGRMGYIAYFVLMSLLILQICSWRLAIAGFLIICTGFFLVYHESQYMKNRLSLAVIEVKQYQNDKDTPVGYRLQFYHFAYQLFNKHPLVGNGTGSFTYYFRTERPVPSWTNRLLEPHNQYFFVATEFGLLGVVVLFAFFLNLAKASWRLDKMRPIAFAMLGCILLGNLTDSLLLYSGSGYFFILFMALCLAEQLEILKTKGNS, encoded by the coding sequence ATGGACGCACTCATCGGTTTATCAACAAAATTTTCCGCGCAGAAGTTTGCACCTTTGCTTTTAGCGGTAACCCTTTTTGTGCTCCCTTTAAGTTCTTCGGCAAAAAGTATATGTTTAAGTTTGTCGGTTATAGCCCTTTTGTTGGTTCCCACCTACCGTGCTGAAGTCCTCGGTTTATTAGCAAAAGATTGGTGTAAAGCGGCTATTGTTTTATTCTGCCTTGCACTTATTGCTTGCTTATGGAGCCCTGCTAGTCTCTCAGAAAAAATGCTTATCTTGGAAAAATACAGCAAATTCCTTTATCTACCCGTTCTCGTCGCAGGTTTTCGCGATGAGAGAACAAGGAACTTGGGTTTGCACGCGTTTTTATTAGCCATGTTACTCACCTCAAGTATTGCGGTATTAAGGTTTAGAGGTTTTCTGCCTACCTTCAATATTAATCCTGATAATATTTTCCGCAATCATATCATGGTCGGTTATATGCTGGATTTTGCTGCTTTTTTATCGGCTTTATTGGCTTATCGGCAGCGAAGTATTAAGCGAGTGGCTTATAGTTTGTTGTTTCTCTTATTCAGTTACCATGTGCTTTTTATCAATGGGGGACGAATGGGCTATATTGCCTATTTTGTGCTGATGTCCCTGTTAATTTTGCAAATTTGCTCTTGGCGGCTTGCAATTGCTGGGTTTCTCATTATTTGTACAGGGTTTTTCCTTGTTTATCATGAAAGCCAATACATGAAAAATCGCTTAAGCTTAGCGGTTATCGAAGTAAAACAGTATCAAAATGATAAAGATACGCCTGTAGGTTATCGCTTGCAGTTTTACCACTTTGCTTACCAGCTTTTTAATAAGCATCCCCTAGTAGGCAATGGAACAGGTAGTTTCACCTATTATTTTAGAACTGAAAGACCAGTCCCGTCTTGGACAAATAGGTTATTGGAACCGCATAACCAGTATTTTTTTGTGGCGACAGAATTTGGGTTATTGGGAGTCGTTGTTTTATTCGCATTCTTTTTAAATTTAGCTAAAGCAAGTTGGCGTTTAGATAAAATGCGACCCATTGCTTTTGCTATGCTGGGATGCATCCTTTTAGGGAATTTAACTGATTCTCTCTTGCTTTATTCTGGTTCTGGTTATTTCTTTATTTTATTCATGGCGCTTTGCTTAGCTGAGCAATTGGAAATCTTAAAAACAAAAGGTAATTCATGA
- a CDS encoding glycosyltransferase family 2 protein, with protein MLSVIIIAKNEEANIRRCLESVRWAEEIIVLDSGSSDNTIAIAKEYTDKVYSTDWQGYGIQKQRALALATKEWVLNLDADESVNAELKAVIQKTITSDRADAYRIPIRMNFYGFPLKFSSSPKRHVRLFKREGARYSSDIVHEKVILPPNARISRIKQAIMHHSFQDVSHALYKINRYSSYSAKIKIEKKKKTSFAKTLVGTCWMFFRCYILQRGFLDGKPGFLFAVFNAQGTFYRGIKQLYHDSQLNKLPKTHL; from the coding sequence ATGCTTAGTGTTATCATCATTGCTAAAAATGAAGAGGCGAATATCAGGCGCTGTCTTGAGTCTGTCCGATGGGCTGAAGAAATCATAGTCCTGGATTCTGGAAGCAGTGATAATACTATCGCGATTGCAAAAGAATACACTGATAAGGTTTATTCAACCGATTGGCAAGGTTACGGTATTCAGAAACAGCGTGCATTAGCTCTCGCCACAAAGGAATGGGTACTAAATTTGGACGCAGATGAGAGTGTGAATGCCGAATTAAAAGCCGTAATTCAAAAAACAATTACCAGTGATCGTGCTGACGCTTACCGTATCCCGATACGCATGAATTTTTATGGCTTCCCTTTAAAGTTCTCCTCCAGCCCTAAGAGGCATGTTCGTCTTTTTAAACGAGAGGGGGCTCGATACAGTTCGGATATCGTTCATGAAAAAGTAATTTTACCACCTAATGCAAGGATTAGCAGGATAAAACAAGCAATCATGCATCATTCGTTTCAAGATGTAAGTCATGCGCTTTATAAAATCAATCGCTATTCGTCCTACAGTGCTAAGATTAAAATCGAAAAGAAGAAAAAAACCAGTTTTGCAAAGACGCTTGTTGGCACGTGCTGGATGTTTTTCCGTTGTTATATCTTACAGCGTGGTTTTCTTGATGGAAAACCAGGTTTTTTATTCGCTGTTTTTAATGCTCAAGGCACTTTTTATCGTGGGATTAAGCAGTTATACCACGATTCACAATTGAACAAACTCCCTAAAACTCATTTGTAG